The Alphaproteobacteria bacterium DNA window TCAGCTCCTGCCCGGCAGCACCCGTCGCCCAACCGATAAGGAGGCTGCCCAGCAGCAGCAGGACACCACCGCTCAGGAAAATCTCGCGCCCGACCGTGGCGGAAAAGATAGGCCGCGCGCCGGGCGAGCCGCCGGCAGCGGCGGAAGTCTGATCGAATGTCTTGGCCAGGAACAATCCGCTGATGATGGCCGGTGTTTCCATGATCGCCAGCATGACCACCAGAATCCCTTCATAGGGAACCCCCTGGCTGGTCAGGAAGGCGGTTGCGGCAACAAATGTAACCACACTGACAGACCCATAGTGAGCAGAAACCGCCGCCGCATTGACAACATCCAGCCGGGTCGTCCCGCGCAGGAGGGCATAAGCGACGAACGGCAGGCCAAAACCCAGAATCAAGGCAAGGGCGGCAGCCGTGAGAGCCGTACCGGCGGATCCTTCGGCCAGATGTGATCCGCCGGAAAAGCCGATGGCGACAATGAGGTAGAGCGACAGACCCTTGCTGACGGCTTCGGGAATAGCCAGATCCGAACGCGCCCAGCCGGCAAAGGTGCCGAGCAGGAAAAACAGGATGATCGGCGACACCAGGTTGCCGAGTACGAGGTCCAGACCGGTCGCCATTGAGCCGCCACACCTTCTCTAATCGATCAACGCCGGGTTGGAC harbors:
- a CDS encoding sodium-dependent bicarbonate transport family permease; translated protein: MATGLDLVLGNLVSPIILFFLLGTFAGWARSDLAIPEAVSKGLSLYLIVAIGFSGGSHLAEGSAGTALTAAALALILGFGLPFVAYALLRGTTRLDVVNAAAVSAHYGSVSVVTFVAATAFLTSQGVPYEGILVVMLAIMETPAIISGLFLAKTFDQTSAAAGGSPGARPIFSATVGREIFLSGGVLLLLGSLLIGWATGAAGQELMKPVIDVPFKAVLAFFLLDMGLLVGRRLDSFRAIGWPLVAFGLFMPLVGAIAGLAGAWAAGFSAGGMALTAVLAGSASYIVVPAAMRMSLPAANPGIYVTLSLGVTFPFNLVIGIPLYHGVASWLAG